From Vibrio artabrorum, a single genomic window includes:
- the speB gene encoding agmatinase, with amino-acid sequence MNDLFTKPDYSLYSNAMTFMRRPLVQNPIDNDADVVVLGAPLDMATSGRPGARMGPDAIRRASVNLAWEGKKFPWDFNVFEHTSVIDAGDLVFDCGDAEDLTQRLEAAADAILNSGKTLLGLGGDHFITLPLLRAYGKKYGEMALIHFDAHTDTYSQGSRYDHGTMFYHAPNEGLISPEHSVQIGIRTEYKQEGHGFNVINAMQANDMSVDEIIAQVKGIVGDKPVYLTFDIDCLDPAFAPGTGTPVCGGLNSDKVLKIIRGLQGINMVGMDVVEVSPAYDQSEITALAGATIALELLYVWTANRFAKS; translated from the coding sequence ATGAACGATCTATTTACCAAACCCGATTATTCGCTGTACTCCAATGCGATGACGTTTATGCGTCGTCCATTGGTACAGAACCCAATCGACAATGATGCGGATGTGGTTGTGTTGGGCGCGCCGTTAGATATGGCGACATCGGGGCGACCGGGTGCTCGTATGGGACCTGATGCGATTCGTCGTGCATCAGTTAACTTGGCGTGGGAGGGTAAAAAATTCCCTTGGGACTTCAATGTATTTGAACACACCTCGGTCATTGATGCTGGCGATCTTGTGTTTGATTGTGGTGATGCCGAAGACTTAACGCAGCGTTTAGAAGCGGCGGCCGATGCGATCCTAAACAGCGGAAAAACATTGCTAGGTTTAGGTGGTGATCACTTCATTACACTGCCTTTGCTAAGAGCATACGGCAAGAAGTACGGTGAGATGGCTCTGATTCACTTCGACGCGCACACTGATACTTACAGTCAGGGCAGTCGTTATGATCACGGCACCATGTTCTACCATGCGCCAAATGAAGGTTTAATTTCACCTGAACATTCAGTGCAAATTGGTATTCGTACAGAGTACAAGCAGGAAGGTCATGGCTTTAATGTTATTAACGCGATGCAAGCGAACGACATGAGCGTTGACGAGATCATTGCTCAAGTGAAAGGCATTGTCGGTGATAAGCCCGTTTACCTAACGTTTGATATCGACTGTCTGGATCCTGCTTTTGCTCCGGGTACGGGCACACCAGTATGCGGTGGTTTGAATTCCGATAAAGTGCTGAAAATCATTCGCGGCCTGCAAGGCATCAACATGGTTGGCATGGACGTTGTAGAAGTTTCTCCAGCGTATGACCAAAGCGAGATTACGGCACTGGCTGGTGCGACGATTGCTCTTGAGTTGCTTTATGTTTGGACGGCAAATCGCTTCGCGAAATCCTAA